A single window of Vanessa atalanta chromosome 27, ilVanAtal1.2, whole genome shotgun sequence DNA harbors:
- the LOC125074166 gene encoding uncharacterized protein LOC125074166 isoform X2 has translation MARLTEEMVIARSKQSDLSAIKKLNCWGAELGDVSLIRRMPNVEVLALSINKIRTLGDFAGCRRLRELYVRKNEIRDLAEIRHLRHLPDLTSLWLDENPCTLHPEYRMTVLRNLPNLEKLDNVVVQADEVQEAMRRGVHIPDSDDEGYPQQQESYGQYRRQRSCESSPEREPELYYARSAAPPAPAHPAHPAHAHRHEGRDSPAEPEPATEPPRSPPTQQCPASPARRASPDADERYDHPAMTTSQYEPRGGPRSPDAAALRHSVSAHSVKEYSYPTNGEWRHSGNALTSPHEHCSDRDRSETYSVRGDWERERDRDRDRESVRDRDREYPSAVMAEHRGFTRRPVARNSNLLSAVLCLVKELDYPSLEVAEMAVRCRMDELANSQ, from the exons GGGCGCCGAACTCGGTGATGTGAGTCTCATACGAAGGATGCCGAACGTCGAAGTTTTGGCGCTGAG CATCAATAAAATACGAACGCTGGGCGACTTCGCGGGCTGCCGGCGTCTCCGAGAGCTCTACGTGCGGAAGAACGAGATACGTGATCTGGCCGAGATACGACATCTTCGACACCTTCCCGACTTGACCAGTCTCTGGTTGGACGAGAACCCGTGTACTTTACACCCGGA GTATCGAATGACGGTGTTGAGGAATCTTCCGAATCTCGAAAAGTTGGACAATGTCGTCGTTCAAGCTGATGAA GTGCAAGAGGCGATGCGACGCGGCGTCCACATTCCAGACTCTGACGATGAAGGATACCCCCAGCAG CAAGAATCATACGGTCAGTACCGCAGACAGCGGTCTTGCGAGTCGAGCCCCGAGCGCGAGCCCGAGCTGTACTACGCGCGGTCCgcggcgccgcccgcgcccgcgcaccCCGCGCACCCCGCGCACGCGCACCGACACGAG GGAAGGGACAGTCCGGCGGAGCCCGAGCCCGCGACCGAGCCCCCGCGCTCTCCGCCCACTCAGCAG TGCCCCGCGTCGCCGGCGCGCCGCGCGTCGCCCGACGCCGACGAGCGCTACGACCACCCCGCCATGACCACCTCGCAGTACGAG CCGCGCGGCGGGCCGCGCTCGCCGGACGCGGCCGCGCTCCGCCACTCCGTGTCGGCGCACAGCGTCAAG GAGTACTCGTATCCCACGAACGGCGAGTGGAGACACAGCGGGAACGCGCTCACGTCGCCGCACGAACACTGCTCCGATAGAGACAG AAGCGAAACTTACTCGGTGCGCGGCGACTGGGAGAGGGAGCGAGACAGGGATAGGGACAGGGAGAGTGTGCGGGATAGGGACAGAGAGTATCCGTCCGCTGTCATGGCGGAACATCGCGGCTTCACAAGGAGGCCGGTCGCAAGG AACTCAAACCTCCTATCTGCTGTCCTGTGTCTGGTCAAAGAACTGGACTACCCGAGCCTCGAGGTCGCCGAGATGGCGGTGCG ATGTCGCATGGACGAGCTTGCGAACAGCCAGTGA
- the LOC125074166 gene encoding uncharacterized protein LOC125074166 isoform X1 has translation MARLTEEMVIARSKQSDLSAIKKLNCWGAELGDVSLIRRMPNVEVLALSINKIRTLGDFAGCRRLRELYVRKNEIRDLAEIRHLRHLPDLTSLWLDENPCTLHPEYRMTVLRNLPNLEKLDNVVVQADEVQEAMRRGVHIPDSDDEGYPQQQESYGQYRRQRSCESSPEREPELYYARSAAPPAPAHPAHPAHAHRHEWAQGRDSPAEPEPATEPPRSPPTQQCPASPARRASPDADERYDHPAMTTSQYEPRGGPRSPDAAALRHSVSAHSVKEYSYPTNGEWRHSGNALTSPHEHCSDRDRSETYSVRGDWERERDRDRDRESVRDRDREYPSAVMAEHRGFTRRPVARNSNLLSAVLCLVKELDYPSLEVAEMAVRCRMDELANSQ, from the exons GGGCGCCGAACTCGGTGATGTGAGTCTCATACGAAGGATGCCGAACGTCGAAGTTTTGGCGCTGAG CATCAATAAAATACGAACGCTGGGCGACTTCGCGGGCTGCCGGCGTCTCCGAGAGCTCTACGTGCGGAAGAACGAGATACGTGATCTGGCCGAGATACGACATCTTCGACACCTTCCCGACTTGACCAGTCTCTGGTTGGACGAGAACCCGTGTACTTTACACCCGGA GTATCGAATGACGGTGTTGAGGAATCTTCCGAATCTCGAAAAGTTGGACAATGTCGTCGTTCAAGCTGATGAA GTGCAAGAGGCGATGCGACGCGGCGTCCACATTCCAGACTCTGACGATGAAGGATACCCCCAGCAG CAAGAATCATACGGTCAGTACCGCAGACAGCGGTCTTGCGAGTCGAGCCCCGAGCGCGAGCCCGAGCTGTACTACGCGCGGTCCgcggcgccgcccgcgcccgcgcaccCCGCGCACCCCGCGCACGCGCACCGACACGAG TGGGCGCAGGGAAGGGACAGTCCGGCGGAGCCCGAGCCCGCGACCGAGCCCCCGCGCTCTCCGCCCACTCAGCAG TGCCCCGCGTCGCCGGCGCGCCGCGCGTCGCCCGACGCCGACGAGCGCTACGACCACCCCGCCATGACCACCTCGCAGTACGAG CCGCGCGGCGGGCCGCGCTCGCCGGACGCGGCCGCGCTCCGCCACTCCGTGTCGGCGCACAGCGTCAAG GAGTACTCGTATCCCACGAACGGCGAGTGGAGACACAGCGGGAACGCGCTCACGTCGCCGCACGAACACTGCTCCGATAGAGACAG AAGCGAAACTTACTCGGTGCGCGGCGACTGGGAGAGGGAGCGAGACAGGGATAGGGACAGGGAGAGTGTGCGGGATAGGGACAGAGAGTATCCGTCCGCTGTCATGGCGGAACATCGCGGCTTCACAAGGAGGCCGGTCGCAAGG AACTCAAACCTCCTATCTGCTGTCCTGTGTCTGGTCAAAGAACTGGACTACCCGAGCCTCGAGGTCGCCGAGATGGCGGTGCG ATGTCGCATGGACGAGCTTGCGAACAGCCAGTGA
- the LOC125074162 gene encoding uncharacterized protein LOC125074162: MSASTVSRGTPARVNGTDIIDLDRYMRATVRPSRHRPQHNRERLIVDAGGINRIPVDVSSSTESSPLQSHTHTRDHCKQYSHDSGLSDGSYLRQRHRPQRRVSVEKSRESSRVAGSNSSVREFKAACEKALREQQQQIARVAELCEKLVQPQIAQNILQTATPNVTNDGQNSPNTPRVTQTYNCMSQNTNQFGQYLNSDLNENTMCVKQNFGQNVSPIKRVNRNLSPCTSDITSSSCSTRNIKIRDKHRSDSCKTYKLIMGKLDELSQLFATRRVPVQTQLVRQSSESVSMCDKVVATDDGRGRNFDTVKVLHTSKLNGRVQPNINQSLERRQLKALHAMNVTTVGQGTNHVAGDGCLSDTGSVSDVFDLDNPLHLYSQAKRLQELRASSQRTSSSRPPHKQQNARDYESDALGDQVEGTRSVCALCREYWRIIRQYFNK; the protein is encoded by the exons ATGTCTGCGTCGACTGTGTCGCGCGGGACACCCGCGAGGGTAAACGGCACGGACATCATAGACCTGGATCGCTACATGCGTGCTACGGTACGACCCTCGCGACACCGACCTCAACACAACCG tgAGCGCTTGATCGTGGATGCGGGCGGTATAAACAGAATACCAGTAGATGTCAGCTCCAGTACCGAGAGTAGTCCATTGCAATCGCACACACACACTCGGGATCACTGCAAGCAATACTCGCACGACTCTGGATTGTCCGATGGTAGTTATCTGAGGCAGAGACATCGACCACAGAG acgcGTCAGCGTAGAAAAATCTCGCGAGTCGAGTCGAGTGGCGGGATCAAACTCGTCAGTGCGCGAATTCAAAGCTGCTTGCGAGAAGGCGTTACGCGAACAACAGCAACAAATAGCTCGAGTCGCTGAACTTTGCGAGAAATTAGTGCAACCGCAAATCgcacaaaatattcttcaaacaGCAACTCCGAACGTCACAAACGATGGACAAAATTCTCCCAACACTCCCCGAGTGACTCAGACTTATAACTGTATGAGCcaaaatacaaatcaatttgGCCAATATTTGAATTCCGATTTGAATGAGAACACTATGTGTGTAAAACAAAATTTCGGTCAAAATGTAAGCCCAATTAAACGCGTTAACCGTAATCTTTCACCGTGTACAAGTGACATTACATCCAGCAGTTGTAGTACGAGAAATATTAAGATACGCGACAAACATCGC TCTGACTCGTGTAAAACCTACAAGTTGATAATGGGAAAATTGGACGAACTAAGCCAGCTGTTTGCGACTCGACGCGTGCCCGTTCAAACTCAACTTGTAAGACAGTCCTCTGAGTCAGTGTCGATGTGTGACAAGGTGGTGGCCACGGACGACGGAAGGGGGAGAAATTTTGACACCGTAAAG GTACTTCATACTAGCAAACTGAACGGTCGTGTGCAGCCGAATATAAATCAATCTCTTGAAAGACGTCAGCTCAAAGCACTACACGCGATGAATGTCACAACAGTGGGACAGGGGACAAATCATGTTGCTGGCGATGG TTGCCTGAGCGACACCGGCTCAGTCAGCGATGTCTTCGACTTGGACAACCCTTTGCAT ttaTATTCGCAAGCTAAACGCTTACAAGAGTTACGAGCGAGTAGCCAACGCACGAGTTCCAGTCGTCCACCGCACAAACAACAGAACGCACGCGACTACGAGTCGGACGCGCTGGGCGACCAGGTCGAGGGCACTCGCTCCGTGTGCGCGCTGTGTCGTGAATACTGGCGAATTATAAGAcagtatttcaataaataa